Proteins from a genomic interval of Epinephelus fuscoguttatus linkage group LG16, E.fuscoguttatus.final_Chr_v1:
- the LOC125903440 gene encoding barrier-to-autointegration factor-like has translation MSSTSQKHRDFVGEPMGDKSVSALSGIGEILGKKLEQQGFDKAYVVLGQFLLLKKDTEMFTEWLKDASGANSRQAGSCAQCLKEWCDAFL, from the exons atGTCGTCGACGTCTCAGAAACACCGCGACTTTGTCGGGGAGCCGATGGGAGACAAATCTGTGTCGGCTCTGTCGGGGATCGGAGAGATTCTGGGGAAGAAGCTGGAGCAGCAGGGCTTTGACAAG GCGTACGTGGTTCTGGGTCAGTTCTTGCTGTTGAAGAAAGACACTGAGATGTTCACCGAGTGGCTGAAAGACGCCAGCGGAGCGAACTCTCGTCAGGCCGGATCCTGCGCTCAGTGTTTGAAGGAGTGGTGTGACGCCTTCCTCTGA
- the entpd6 gene encoding ectonucleoside triphosphate diphosphohydrolase 6, producing the protein MKRPKLAGVFLLAGCLLAYLMFVKRHYSAAKPEAYRLPPHLRPATHQPADVRPIPAAAAGQNFQYGIMFDAGSTGTRVHVFKFQMENNEAPKLAHETFRAIKPGLSAYADDPEKCTAGMLELLLVAKSSVPPSVWDITPVVLKATAGLRLLPGEKAKHLLDKVRALFEDSPFLSRDDSVSIMEGTDEGISAWITVNFLTGDLHSVDSPTVGMLDLGGGSTQITFSPQDEKTIQTSPIDYIRSFQMFNNTHTVYTHSYLGLGLMSARLTVLGGVDASPLGGSTELVSPCLPPESSVRWEHADVIYTVKGQKAGEPVYEACLTKVEKVLYRKVMKASEAEDVEFYAFSYYYDRAVDLGVIEEKTGGTIRVADYITGAKRVCSGPSVSPLQSPFLCLDLVYISVLLQELGFPPHKQFKLARTIGGVETSWALGATFHYIESLKRH; encoded by the exons ATGAAGAGACCAAAGCTTGCCGGAGTCTTCCTCTTGGCGGGCTGCCTGCTCGCCtacctgatgtttgtgaagcGTCACTACTCTGCCGCAAAGCCCGAAGCCTACAGACTACCTCCCCACCTCCGGCCCGCCACGCACCAGCCTGCAGACGTTAGGCCCATCCCTGCTGCCGCTGCTGGACAGAACTTCCAGTATGGCATCATGTTTGATGCTGGGAGCACTGGGACCAGAGTCCATGTCTTCAAGTTCCAGATGGAGAATAATG AAGCTCCCAAACTGGCCCACGAGACGTTCAGGGCCATCAAACCTGGACTGTCTGCGTACGCTGATGATCCAGAGAAG TGTACAGCAGGaatgctggagctgctgctggtggcCAAGTCCAGCGTCCCCCCCTCCGTCTGGGACATCACCCCTGTGGTCCTGAAGGCCACAGCTGGCCTCCGACTGCTGCCTGGAGAGAAGGCCAAACACCTGCTGGACAag GTGAGGGCGTTGTTTGAGGACTCTCCCTTTCTGTCCAGAGACGACAGCGTGTCCATCATGGAAGGCACTGATGAAG ggaTCTCTGCCTGGATCACTGTCAACTTCCTCACtg gTGACCTccacagtgtggactctcccACAGTGGGGATGTTGGACCTGGGTGGGGGGTCGACTCAGATCACCTTCAGTCCTCAGGACGAG aaaacCATCCAGACCTCACCCATCGACTACATCAGGTCCTTCCAGAtgttcaacaacacacacactgtctacactcacag TTATCTGGGTCTCGGCCTGATGTCGGCTCGTCTCACAGTGTTAGGAGGCGTGGACGCTTCTCCTC taGGCGGCAGCACCGAGCTGGTCAGTCCCTGCCTTCCTCCGGAGTCGTCGGTCAGGTGGGAGCACGCCGATGTCATCTACACTGTGaagggacagaaggcag gggaGCCAGTGTACGAGGCGTGTCTGACCAAGGTGGAGAAGGTTCTGTACAGGAAGGTGATGAAGGCGTCCGAGGCTGAAGACGTGGAGTTCTATGCCTTCTCCTACTACTACGACCGAGCCGTCGACCTCGGGGTCATCG agGAGAAGACGGGTGGGACCATCCGAGTGGCTGATTACATCACTGGAGCTAAAAGAG TGTGCAGCGGTCCGTCCGTCAGTCCTCTGCAGAGCCCCTTCCTCTGTCTGGACCTGGTCTACATCTCAGTCCTGCTGCAGGAGCTCGGCTTCCCCCCACACAAACAGTTCAAG TTGGCGAGGACGATTGGCGGCGTGGAGACCAGCTGGGCTCTCGGAGCGACGTTTCATTACATCGAGTCTCTGAAGAGACActga
- the LOC125903264 gene encoding uncharacterized protein LOC125903264 isoform X3 produces the protein MFSPCQRGFPPGAPTCSPCVSVGFLQVLPHVLPVSAWVSSRCSHMFSPCQRGFPPGALTCSPRVSVGFLQVLPHVLPVSAWVSSRCSDMFSLCQRGFPPGAPTCSPRVSVGFLQVL, from the exons atgttctccccgtgtcagcgtgggtttcctccag gtgctcccacatgttctccctgtgtcagcgtgggtttcctccaggtgctcccacatgttctccccgtgtcagcgtgggtttcctccag gtgctcccacatgttctccccgtgtcagcgtgggtttcctccaggtgctctgacatgttctccccgtgtcagcgtgggtttcctccaggtgctcccacatgttctccccgtgtcagcgtgggtttcctccaggtgctctgacatgttctccctgtgtcagcgtgggtttcctccaggtgctcccacatgttctccccgtgtcagcgtgggtttcctccaggtgctctga
- the LOC125903264 gene encoding uncharacterized protein LOC125903264 isoform X1, whose translation MFSPCQCGFPPGAPTCSPRVSVGFLQVLPHVLPVSAWVSSRCSHMFSPCQRGFPPGALTCSPCVSVGFLQVLPHVLPVSAWVSSRCSDMFSLCQCGFPPGAPTCSPRVSVGFLQVLPHVLPVSAWVSSRCSDMFSLCQRGFPPGAPTCSPRVSVGFLQVL comes from the exons atgttctccccgtgtcagtgtgggtttcctccaggtgctcccacatgttctccccgtgtcagtgtgggtttcctccaggtgctcccacatgttctccccgtgtcagcgtgggtttcctccag gtgctcccacatgttctccccgtgtcagcgtgggtttcctccaggtgctctgacatgttctccctgtgtcagcgtgggtttcctccaggtgctcccacatgttctccctgtgtcagcgtgggtttcctccaggtgctctgacatgttctccctgtgtcagtgtgggtttcctccaggtgctcccacatgttctccccgtgtcagcgtgggtttcctccag gtgctcccacatgttctccccgtgtcagcgtgggtttcctccaggtgctctgacatgttctccctgtgtcagcgtgggtttcctccaggtgctcccacatgttctccccgtgtcagcgtgggtttcctccaggtgctctga
- the LOC125903264 gene encoding uncharacterized protein LOC125903264 isoform X2, translating into MFSLCQRGFPPGAPTCSPCVSVGFLQVLPHVLPVSAWVSSRCSHMFSPCQRGFPPGALTCSPRVSVGFLQVLPHVLPVSAWVSSRCSDMFSLCQRGFPPGAPTCSPRVSVGFLQVL; encoded by the exons atgttctccctgtgtcagcgtgggtttcctccag gtgctcccacatgttctccctgtgtcagcgtgggtttcctccaggtgctcccacatgttctccccgtgtcagcgtgggtttcctccag gtgctcccacatgttctccccgtgtcagcgtgggtttcctccaggtgctctgacatgttctccccgtgtcagcgtgggtttcctccaggtgctcccacatgttctccccgtgtcagcgtgggtttcctccaggtgctctgacatgttctccctgtgtcagcgtgggtttcctccaggtgctcccacatgttctccccgtgtcagcgtgggtttcctccaggtgctctga